A stretch of Borrelia turcica IST7 DNA encodes these proteins:
- a CDS encoding Bax inhibitor-1/YccA family protein has translation MFELTQDKQEIRIKNKFLAQVFGLMAIGLLISAVFAYTTSENAIMRAIIFSNPMSFMAIILVQFGLVYAISGAIEKISSSTATALFLGYSALTGVTLSSVFLIYTQGSIFYTFGITSLTFLAMSFYGYTTSTDLTKMGSYFIMGLWGIIIASIFNIFFRSSGLNFLISLLGVILFTGLTAYDVQNISKMNRMLEDGTELKNRMVVVASLKLYLDFINLFLYLLRFLGQRRD, from the coding sequence ATGTTTGAACTAACTCAAGATAAACAAGAGATAAGAATAAAAAATAAATTCTTAGCTCAAGTTTTTGGCCTAATGGCAATTGGTCTTTTAATATCTGCAGTATTTGCATACACAACGTCCGAAAATGCAATAATGAGAGCCATAATCTTCTCAAACCCAATGTCATTCATGGCTATAATACTTGTACAATTTGGGCTTGTTTATGCAATCAGTGGTGCTATTGAGAAAATATCAAGTAGCACAGCAACTGCTCTTTTCTTAGGGTACTCAGCATTAACAGGGGTAACGCTATCTTCTGTATTTTTAATATATACCCAAGGTTCAATATTTTACACATTTGGAATTACTTCTCTAACCTTCCTTGCAATGTCTTTTTATGGATACACAACAAGCACAGACCTTACAAAAATGGGAAGCTATTTTATTATGGGTTTATGGGGTATTATTATTGCCTCTATTTTCAATATATTCTTCAGAAGTTCAGGGCTTAACTTTTTAATCTCACTACTGGGAGTAATATTATTCACAGGTTTAACAGCTTATGATGTTCAAAATATTTCTAAAATGAACAGAATGTTAGAAGATGGAACGGAACTTAAAAATAGAATGGTAGTTGTGGCTTCTTTAAAACTTTACTTAGATTTCATAAATTTATTCCTATATCTACTAAGATTTTTAGGACAAAGAAGAGATTAA
- the fusA gene encoding elongation factor G has translation MDYKKLRNIGISAHIDSGKTTLTERILFYCNKIHAIHEVKGKDGVGATMDSMELERERGITIASAATHVEWKDYPINIIDTPGHVDFTIEVERSLRVLDGAILVLDSVAGVQSQSITVDRQLKRYNVPRLAFVNKCDKTGANPNNVKEQLKEKLDLNSVLMQIPIGLEDKHLGVVDLILMKAYYFEGKDGTEIIEKEIPAELLNEAKEKREIMLDALSDFNDELMELHMEGKDVSSDVIYDAIRTGTLALKLCPVFMGSAYKNKGVQLLLDAVTRFLPSPHDIKNVALDLNDNEKEINLVTDDTLPTVALAFKLEDGQYGQLTYVRIYQGILKKGQELINSRTSKKFKVGRLIRMHANNTEDIESGSSGDIVALFGIECASGDTFCDPSINYSMTSMYIPDPVISLSVKPKDKKSADNMAKALGRFTKEDPTFKTYVDPESNETIIQGMGELHLEVYIERMKREFKAEVDTGMPQVAYRETITGKAEFNYTHKKQSGGAGQFGRVAGFMEPLDTEGQTYEFVNLIKGGVIPTEYIPSCDKGFQKAMEKGTLIGFPIVGIKVTINDGQYHIVDSSDIAFQLAAIGAFREAYNKAKPTILEPIMRVTLEGPTEFQGNMFGLLNQRRGIILGSLEEGSFSKVEAEVPLSEMFGFSTVLRSSTQGKAEFSMEFLRYGKVPSTIFDELCKKFNEKNK, from the coding sequence ATGGACTATAAAAAACTGCGAAACATAGGTATCAGTGCTCACATTGATTCAGGAAAAACTACACTTACAGAACGTATTCTTTTTTATTGTAACAAAATCCACGCCATTCATGAAGTTAAAGGAAAAGATGGAGTTGGGGCAACAATGGATTCAATGGAACTTGAGCGAGAAAGGGGAATTACAATAGCATCAGCTGCAACTCATGTTGAATGGAAAGATTATCCTATAAACATCATTGATACTCCGGGTCACGTTGACTTTACTATTGAAGTTGAACGTTCACTTAGGGTTCTAGATGGAGCAATACTTGTTCTTGATTCTGTTGCAGGTGTTCAATCTCAATCAATTACAGTTGACAGACAGCTAAAAAGATATAATGTACCACGTCTTGCATTTGTAAATAAATGTGATAAAACTGGGGCAAATCCTAATAATGTAAAAGAACAACTTAAAGAAAAGCTTGACTTAAACTCCGTTTTAATGCAAATTCCAATTGGACTTGAAGATAAACACCTTGGAGTTGTAGACCTCATTTTAATGAAAGCTTATTACTTTGAAGGAAAAGACGGTACAGAAATTATAGAAAAAGAAATTCCTGCTGAACTACTAAATGAAGCAAAAGAAAAACGAGAAATAATGCTTGATGCTTTATCTGACTTTAACGACGAACTCATGGAACTTCATATGGAAGGGAAAGATGTTAGTTCGGACGTGATATATGACGCTATTAGAACCGGAACTTTAGCTTTAAAGCTTTGTCCTGTATTTATGGGCTCTGCTTACAAAAACAAGGGAGTTCAACTTCTACTCGACGCTGTAACTAGATTTTTGCCATCTCCTCATGACATTAAAAATGTGGCACTCGACTTAAACGACAATGAAAAAGAAATTAACCTTGTGACTGATGATACCTTACCTACTGTGGCACTTGCATTTAAATTAGAAGATGGCCAATATGGACAATTAACTTATGTCAGAATATACCAAGGAATCTTGAAGAAAGGACAAGAACTTATAAACTCAAGGACTTCTAAAAAGTTCAAAGTTGGAAGACTTATTAGAATGCACGCCAATAATACTGAAGATATTGAATCTGGAAGTAGTGGAGACATTGTTGCATTATTTGGAATAGAATGTGCATCCGGAGATACTTTCTGTGATCCTTCAATTAATTATTCAATGACATCAATGTATATTCCAGACCCAGTAATATCTTTATCTGTTAAACCTAAGGATAAAAAATCAGCGGATAACATGGCCAAGGCTCTTGGTAGGTTTACTAAGGAAGACCCTACTTTTAAAACTTATGTAGATCCCGAATCAAACGAAACAATAATACAAGGTATGGGAGAGTTACACTTAGAAGTTTACATTGAGAGAATGAAAAGAGAATTTAAAGCAGAAGTTGATACAGGTATGCCACAGGTGGCATACAGAGAAACTATAACAGGAAAAGCAGAATTCAACTACACACATAAAAAGCAGTCAGGTGGAGCAGGTCAATTTGGAAGAGTTGCCGGATTTATGGAACCACTTGACACAGAAGGGCAAACTTATGAATTTGTAAACCTCATAAAGGGTGGAGTAATCCCAACAGAATATATTCCATCATGTGATAAGGGATTCCAAAAAGCTATGGAAAAGGGAACTCTAATTGGATTCCCAATTGTCGGTATTAAGGTTACAATTAATGATGGGCAATATCACATTGTTGACTCATCCGACATTGCATTCCAACTTGCAGCGATTGGAGCATTCAGAGAGGCTTACAATAAGGCAAAACCTACTATACTTGAACCAATAATGAGAGTAACTCTTGAGGGACCAACAGAATTTCAAGGAAACATGTTTGGTCTTTTAAACCAAAGAAGAGGTATAATTTTAGGATCTCTTGAAGAGGGAAGCTTTTCAAAAGTTGAAGCTGAAGTACCTTTAAGTGAAATGTTTGGATTCTCAACCGTTTTAAGATCCTCTACACAAGGAAAAGCTGAATTTTCAATGGAATTTTTAAGATATGGTAAAGTTCCAAGCACTATATTTGATGAATTATGTAAAAAATTTAACGAAAAAAACAAATAA
- a CDS encoding KTSC domain-containing protein, giving the protein MNTLTISHELSKICQVDYDSALSELSVFFKDGRAYKYFKIEPRHFNIISKLVQERKSVGKYLTEHIFNKYDQEKL; this is encoded by the coding sequence TTGAATACTTTAACAATATCTCATGAGTTGAGCAAAATATGTCAAGTTGATTATGACTCTGCTTTGTCTGAGCTTTCTGTGTTTTTTAAGGACGGAAGAGCTTATAAGTATTTTAAGATTGAACCAAGACATTTTAATATAATATCTAAGCTTGTTCAAGAGAGAAAATCAGTTGGTAAATATTTAACTGAGCATATATTTAACAAATATGACCAAGAAAAGCTTTAA
- a CDS encoding tetratricopeptide repeat protein — MYKVLFLLLFYLLLSCNTLSREYQDISDEYYKLAKLNEDLGNNQASVSLYEKSIKFNSNVNNASSYNFVLAYINLKKYDEAELRIESLLESDPSNILLINLKAYLFFKKENLEEALKLYLKTLEVAPANKEALFNVFYIYHVKNDKENAKKYILKYRELNYSIPSNANDIVSSILEN; from the coding sequence ATGTATAAAGTGCTCTTTCTTTTGCTCTTTTATTTATTGTTATCTTGTAATACCCTTTCTAGGGAATATCAGGATATCTCAGATGAGTATTATAAACTTGCTAAATTGAATGAAGATCTTGGAAATAATCAAGCTTCTGTATCACTTTATGAAAAGTCTATCAAATTTAATTCTAACGTAAATAATGCATCTAGTTATAATTTTGTTTTAGCTTACATAAATTTAAAAAAATATGATGAAGCTGAACTTAGAATTGAGTCTTTATTGGAGAGTGATCCTAGCAATATTTTATTGATTAATTTAAAAGCTTATTTGTTTTTTAAAAAGGAGAATTTGGAAGAGGCTTTAAAACTATATTTAAAGACTTTAGAAGTTGCTCCTGCTAATAAGGAAGCATTGTTTAATGTTTTCTACATTTATCATGTAAAAAATGATAAGGAAAATGCAAAAAAATATATATTGAAGTATAGGGAATTAAATTATTCGATACCCTCTAATGCAAATGACATAGTTTCTTCTATCTTAGAGAATTGA
- a CDS encoding ribose-phosphate pyrophosphokinase — translation MSLLIKKSIGIIACPGGKVFASKIIEELKKIFLCAESQVIEKISQTSSCLKEDILKLEGILPPFLEGLEFSSVRVDEDMVIPVKFVKFANGEFKSEILKTIRDKDIFIVQDVSNTSPVDVNGNEKVVMTINDHMMNLMTTVDACIQAKANSVSVIVPSYPYSRQDKKHSREGLTASLFGRFLEELGVKHILTLDIHSKAIENVFRRAYFENLNVSYEIFEALAELIDIKDLNLVVVSPDTGAVNRNKFFASNLKRPLALLYKERDYSRVVHSVSDSNISVTKLLGDVEGKNVFMSDDMLATGGTFIKAMKLLKSMGAKKIICAISLPFFNGDAIRYFDKAYEEGYFYKIIGTNAVYHDAELINKPWYYEANVAHIFAGAIFAIHNRISLQKILDRSDDIQNLISKR, via the coding sequence TTGAGTTTGCTTATTAAAAAATCAATAGGAATTATTGCTTGTCCTGGTGGAAAAGTATTTGCTAGTAAAATAATTGAAGAACTTAAAAAAATATTTCTATGTGCTGAAAGTCAGGTTATTGAAAAAATCTCTCAGACTTCTAGTTGTTTGAAAGAAGATATTTTAAAACTTGAAGGAATTTTACCTCCCTTTTTGGAAGGACTTGAGTTTTCTAGTGTACGGGTTGATGAGGATATGGTAATTCCTGTAAAGTTTGTTAAATTTGCTAATGGTGAATTTAAGTCGGAAATTTTAAAGACCATAAGAGATAAAGATATTTTTATTGTTCAAGATGTTTCTAATACTTCTCCAGTTGATGTAAATGGTAATGAAAAAGTAGTAATGACGATTAATGATCATATGATGAATTTAATGACTACAGTGGATGCATGTATTCAAGCTAAGGCTAACTCTGTAAGTGTAATTGTTCCTTCTTATCCTTATTCAAGACAGGATAAAAAACATTCAAGAGAAGGGTTAACGGCAAGTCTTTTTGGTAGATTTTTAGAAGAATTGGGAGTTAAACATATTTTAACATTAGATATTCATTCAAAAGCTATTGAAAATGTTTTTAGAAGGGCATATTTTGAAAATTTAAATGTATCTTATGAAATTTTTGAAGCCTTAGCCGAGCTGATAGACATTAAGGATTTAAATTTAGTTGTTGTTTCTCCTGATACAGGGGCTGTTAATAGGAACAAGTTTTTTGCATCTAATCTTAAGAGACCTTTAGCTTTGCTTTATAAAGAGAGAGATTACTCAAGGGTAGTTCATAGTGTTAGTGATTCTAATATATCTGTAACTAAGCTTTTAGGAGATGTTGAGGGTAAGAATGTTTTTATGAGTGATGACATGCTAGCTACTGGTGGAACTTTTATTAAGGCTATGAAATTACTCAAGAGCATGGGAGCTAAAAAGATTATATGTGCAATAAGTTTACCATTTTTCAATGGAGATGCAATTAGATATTTTGATAAAGCTTATGAAGAGGGATATTTTTACAAAATCATTGGAACAAATGCGGTTTACCATGATGCTGAACTTATAAATAAACCTTGGTATTACGAAGCTAATGTTGCACATATTTTTGCGGGTGCAATTTTTGCAATTCACAATAGAATTAGTTTACAAAAAATTCTTGATAGAAGTGATGATATTCAAAATTTAATTTCGAAGAGATAA
- a CDS encoding xylulokinase — protein sequence MNVLSIDIGTSTLKSALLNSHYGVLESFDVNYFDYFVVDFENFDYKIWVFALKRVISNFRDKNIDCISISGISPCLIALDSNLVPLEVLHWNSSKVVGGFRGKSAFLPFVLSTFERGIYDKVRYFVSCFEYFIYLLTDNLITSYPSSAYIPFIWSDIEIREYNLDKNKFPPFLRMGESAGRVTNSASIEFGIKSGIEVVNAGMDYLSVLVGSGAFFSGILSNRTGTSEGFNLVSDDYLAGLSLQYPYFLDDLFVIGRIVPSGYLLQLLKDRFFEKKKSFEEFFEEVSRVNSIGDIYFYRSKGEIFSDHILVDSQIKKDLSKGIFGKLDNPLQIGIAILESSYFAFYNRLLQFKSFGKEVLDIFVSGSNSDNSFLNELKANIIGRDLKIFEFKHSEIIGNSILAFCCLKEFETLEKAFDKIAKFKKVIPFNASVHDIYVEKYQKYVSNFDLFIDS from the coding sequence ATGAATGTGCTAAGTATTGATATTGGCACGAGTACTTTAAAATCTGCTTTACTTAATTCTCACTATGGAGTTTTAGAAAGTTTTGATGTAAATTACTTTGATTATTTTGTTGTTGATTTTGAAAATTTTGATTACAAAATATGGGTTTTTGCTTTAAAAAGGGTAATTTCTAATTTTAGAGATAAAAATATAGATTGTATTTCTATTAGTGGCATCTCTCCATGTTTAATAGCTCTTGATTCAAATCTTGTTCCTTTGGAGGTTTTACACTGGAATTCTTCTAAGGTGGTTGGTGGGTTTAGGGGTAAATCAGCTTTTTTACCCTTTGTTCTTAGCACATTTGAAAGAGGAATTTATGACAAGGTGAGGTATTTTGTATCTTGTTTTGAATATTTTATTTATTTACTTACAGATAATCTTATCACAAGCTATCCAAGTTCAGCTTATATCCCTTTTATCTGGAGTGATATTGAGATAAGAGAATATAATCTTGATAAAAATAAATTTCCTCCCTTTTTAAGGATGGGAGAGAGTGCTGGCAGGGTTACTAATAGTGCTAGTATTGAATTTGGTATTAAGAGTGGAATAGAAGTAGTTAATGCTGGAATGGATTATTTAAGTGTTCTTGTTGGGAGTGGTGCGTTTTTTTCTGGCATTTTATCAAATAGAACAGGAACAAGTGAAGGTTTTAATTTAGTCTCAGATGACTACTTAGCAGGACTTTCTTTACAGTATCCTTATTTTTTAGATGATTTGTTTGTTATTGGAAGAATAGTTCCTTCTGGATATTTATTGCAGTTACTTAAGGATAGATTTTTTGAGAAGAAAAAATCTTTTGAAGAGTTTTTTGAAGAAGTATCTAGGGTAAATTCTATAGGTGATATTTATTTTTATAGAAGCAAAGGGGAGATTTTTTCTGATCATATTTTAGTAGATTCTCAAATAAAGAAGGATTTAAGTAAAGGTATTTTTGGAAAATTAGATAATCCTTTACAAATAGGAATTGCAATACTTGAGTCTTCTTATTTTGCTTTTTATAATAGACTGTTACAGTTTAAATCTTTTGGAAAGGAAGTGTTAGATATTTTTGTGAGTGGTTCTAATTCGGATAATTCATTCTTAAATGAGCTAAAAGCTAATATTATTGGTAGGGATTTAAAGATTTTTGAATTTAAGCATTCAGAGATTATCGGTAATTCAATTTTAGCTTTTTGTTGTTTAAAAGAGTTTGAAACCCTAGAAAAGGCGTTTGACAAGATTGCTAAATTTAAGAAGGTTATACCATTCAATGCTAGCGTTCATGATATTTACGTAGAGAAGTATCAAAAGTATGTTTCGAATTTTGATTTATTTATTGATAGTTAA
- a CDS encoding SPOR domain-containing protein, with protein sequence MKDLNENNNKGFLVALTSIIAVCTIIFLGIIIFFPNKNLASDIASKNIVLQETEEKKATDNENTEETLKITDNANEIIIDLTKDLKKNKNLSSSIDNKKSTSKKELQVIKQRETTKKHKKETSQKPKTIAKKKKSIKEQAYNKLENKYDSNKEYYIQFVSLSDPISADNNIQELMKYKINAKIYSATVNEKDIYRVRSGPYKTISDAKSDLRKISTSNVFKDAYILTINK encoded by the coding sequence ATGAAAGATTTGAATGAAAATAATAACAAAGGCTTTTTAGTAGCACTTACTTCAATTATAGCCGTTTGTACAATAATATTTCTTGGAATAATTATTTTCTTCCCAAACAAAAATCTAGCCTCTGATATTGCAAGTAAAAATATTGTTTTACAAGAAACAGAAGAAAAAAAAGCTACAGACAATGAGAATACTGAAGAAACATTAAAAATAACTGACAATGCAAATGAAATTATAATTGACCTTACAAAAGATCTTAAAAAAAATAAAAATTTAAGTAGTAGCATCGATAATAAAAAATCTACTAGTAAAAAAGAATTACAAGTCATAAAACAACGCGAAACAACAAAAAAACATAAAAAGGAAACATCTCAAAAACCAAAAACTATTGCAAAGAAAAAAAAGAGCATAAAAGAGCAAGCTTACAATAAACTTGAAAATAAATATGACTCTAACAAAGAATATTACATACAATTTGTGTCACTATCAGATCCAATTTCCGCTGATAATAATATTCAAGAATTAATGAAATATAAAATAAATGCAAAAATCTATTCAGCAACAGTAAATGAAAAAGATATCTACAGAGTTAGATCTGGACCTTATAAAACTATATCCGACGCAAAATCTGATCTAAGGAAAATATCAACATCAAATGTATTTAAAGATGCATACATCTTAACTATCAATAAATAA
- the coaE gene encoding dephospho-CoA kinase (Dephospho-CoA kinase (CoaE) performs the final step in coenzyme A biosynthesis.): protein MGRNTSIIGITGRIATGKDTVSKIIISEYGYHEINVDKIGHVALHKKQDQIVKVFGTQILNNQNEIERLKLRKIVFNDKEKLEKLEAITHPFIQKEVERKILKNTFDKIIINAALLFKLNLEQFCRYIFVIKASDTVIKTRLKLNRNLDDNLIMNILKWQKCIFFNKNTLNLKIINIINNKSYDYLKKKINTKMKEVIDERFE from the coding sequence ATGGGGAGAAATACATCCATAATTGGCATAACAGGCAGAATAGCAACTGGAAAAGATACTGTTTCAAAAATAATTATAAGTGAATATGGATATCATGAAATAAATGTAGATAAAATTGGACATGTAGCACTACATAAAAAACAAGACCAAATAGTCAAGGTATTTGGTACGCAAATACTCAATAATCAAAATGAAATAGAAAGATTGAAACTTAGAAAAATTGTTTTCAATGATAAAGAAAAGCTAGAAAAGCTAGAAGCGATAACACATCCCTTTATACAGAAAGAAGTAGAAAGAAAAATACTAAAAAACACATTTGATAAAATAATCATAAATGCTGCATTACTTTTTAAGTTAAACCTTGAACAATTCTGTAGGTACATATTTGTAATAAAAGCAAGTGATACTGTAATAAAGACAAGACTAAAATTAAATCGCAACCTTGACGATAATTTAATTATGAACATCCTTAAGTGGCAAAAATGTATTTTTTTTAATAAAAATACTCTAAATTTAAAAATAATAAATATAATTAACAATAAGAGTTATGATTATCTAAAAAAAAAGATTAATACAAAAATGAAAGAGGTAATAGATGAAAGATTTGAATGA
- the polA gene encoding DNA polymerase I: MKTIYLIDALNIIFRSYHVMKNKPLFNRKGENVNAFIGFFKTLFFIMKEKNPESLIVTFDSETQTFRKENYPSYKSTRDVPPDDLIPQIYWIKEGLIKANIPMFEIQGYEADDLIASFVRKAEANNYLTYIISPDKDLLQMMSAQTKILKLENGNFVEMNNDYVRKKFEINSSQIKDYLSIVGDRSDNIPGVKGIGEKGAAKLLSEFKTLNEIYENIDSINKKYKEILIKEKENAFLSYELVSLIEDLELPDLEEFKLGNFKEDIIELFEEHSATKLIKSYKKDILKKTPINQAQKSIFQEKIPTINQADKDILKTIMPYSSTLKTIQEENTKYETILTKEQLDSLIENLKTADYVAIDTEATSFNAYEAKIIGISVSFKEFEGYYIPVDNKEKKFIEKEYIIQKFNEFFKTEPKLIGQNYKFDYKILKHNGFNVIPPYFDTMLAAYIIDSNTKVSLDFLAEKYLMHKNITYEEIVTKNGTLKDVPLEVASNYSAEDADITFRLFKIFIKKLKEDNLEKLMMEVEMPFSNVITDMEENGIYIDRDYLRQYSHELDKELNLIENEIIKSIGIEFNLNSTQQLHEVLFEKLNLSIPEDAKQNSTESRLLEAIKPQHDVIEKIIQHRQLAKLKNTYTDILIDSVNKKTNKIHTNFLQIRTATGRISSTSPNLQNIPIKDEKGRKIRAAFKPDKGNIFISGDYSQIELVILAHLSEDENLITAFKSKKDIHTETASQLFKVEKDKVTPIMRRMAKSINFGIIYKMSDFRLAKDLSISREEAKKFINSYFALYSKIETFMTNQINFVRQNGYSETLLKRRRYIKEINSQNYTERSSAERIAINSTIQGSAADIMKIAMIKVYDEFKLRKLKSKILLQVHDEMLIESPEQECEEAKKIIKEMMENAYPLRLPLNANIETGNSWGEIHP; encoded by the coding sequence ATGAAAACAATTTATCTCATCGATGCCCTAAATATAATATTTAGAAGTTACCACGTAATGAAAAATAAACCTCTATTCAACAGAAAAGGAGAAAACGTTAACGCATTCATTGGATTTTTTAAAACTCTTTTTTTCATAATGAAAGAGAAAAATCCAGAAAGCTTAATTGTAACTTTTGATTCAGAAACGCAAACTTTTAGGAAAGAAAATTATCCAAGCTACAAATCAACAAGAGATGTGCCTCCTGATGATTTAATACCTCAAATATACTGGATAAAAGAAGGATTAATAAAAGCAAATATTCCGATGTTTGAGATACAAGGATATGAAGCTGATGATCTTATTGCTAGTTTTGTAAGAAAAGCAGAGGCAAATAATTATTTAACTTATATCATCTCTCCAGACAAAGATTTATTACAAATGATGTCTGCTCAAACCAAAATACTTAAACTAGAGAACGGCAACTTTGTCGAGATGAATAATGATTATGTAAGGAAAAAATTTGAAATAAATAGTTCTCAAATAAAAGATTACCTGTCCATTGTCGGAGATAGATCCGACAATATACCGGGTGTTAAAGGGATTGGAGAAAAAGGAGCTGCTAAGCTCTTAAGTGAATTTAAAACATTAAATGAAATTTATGAGAATATAGATTCTATTAATAAGAAATACAAAGAAATTTTAATAAAAGAAAAAGAAAATGCTTTCTTAAGTTATGAACTTGTTAGTCTTATAGAAGATCTAGAATTACCTGATCTTGAAGAATTTAAATTGGGCAATTTCAAAGAAGATATTATTGAACTGTTTGAAGAACACTCTGCAACAAAATTAATTAAGTCTTATAAAAAAGATATCTTAAAGAAGACTCCTATAAATCAAGCACAAAAGTCAATATTCCAAGAGAAGATTCCTACTATCAATCAAGCAGACAAAGATATTTTAAAAACAATAATGCCATATTCAAGCACTTTAAAAACAATACAAGAAGAAAATACTAAATATGAAACAATATTAACAAAGGAACAGCTTGACTCACTAATAGAAAACTTAAAAACAGCAGATTATGTAGCAATAGATACAGAAGCAACTTCTTTTAATGCTTATGAAGCTAAAATAATTGGGATTTCTGTTTCATTTAAAGAATTTGAAGGTTATTACATTCCAGTAGACAATAAAGAAAAAAAATTTATTGAAAAAGAATATATAATACAAAAATTCAATGAATTTTTTAAAACAGAACCCAAACTAATTGGGCAAAATTATAAGTTCGATTATAAAATACTTAAACATAATGGATTTAATGTAATTCCTCCTTATTTTGATACAATGTTAGCAGCTTATATTATCGACTCAAACACAAAAGTATCTCTTGATTTTTTAGCAGAAAAGTATTTAATGCATAAGAACATAACATACGAAGAAATAGTTACAAAAAATGGCACCTTAAAAGATGTACCACTTGAAGTAGCATCCAATTATTCTGCTGAGGATGCCGATATCACTTTTAGACTATTTAAAATCTTTATAAAAAAGCTTAAAGAAGATAATCTTGAAAAATTGATGATGGAAGTAGAAATGCCATTTAGTAATGTCATTACAGACATGGAAGAAAATGGCATTTACATTGACAGAGATTATTTAAGACAATATAGTCATGAACTTGATAAAGAATTAAACTTAATTGAAAATGAAATAATCAAAAGCATAGGTATTGAATTTAACCTAAATTCAACGCAACAACTACATGAAGTCTTATTTGAAAAATTAAATCTGAGTATACCAGAAGATGCTAAGCAAAACTCAACAGAAAGTAGGCTACTAGAGGCAATAAAACCTCAACATGATGTTATAGAAAAGATTATACAACACAGGCAACTTGCAAAGTTAAAAAACACATACACAGACATTTTAATAGATTCTGTTAATAAAAAAACAAATAAAATACACACAAATTTTTTACAAATAAGAACGGCAACAGGAAGAATTTCAAGCACATCACCTAACTTACAAAATATTCCAATTAAAGATGAAAAAGGGCGTAAGATAAGAGCAGCATTCAAACCAGACAAAGGAAATATTTTCATTTCAGGTGACTACTCACAAATTGAACTTGTAATCTTAGCACATCTTTCGGAAGATGAAAATTTAATTACAGCCTTTAAAAGCAAAAAAGACATACACACAGAAACAGCATCACAGCTTTTTAAAGTAGAGAAGGATAAAGTAACACCTATTATGAGAAGAATGGCAAAATCAATTAATTTTGGAATAATTTATAAAATGTCAGATTTTAGACTTGCAAAAGATTTATCAATTTCACGAGAAGAGGCCAAAAAATTTATTAATTCTTATTTCGCTCTTTATTCTAAAATAGAAACTTTTATGACAAACCAAATAAATTTTGTAAGACAAAATGGGTATAGTGAAACTCTTTTAAAGAGAAGACGATATATTAAAGAAATTAATAGTCAAAATTATACAGAAAGGTCAAGTGCTGAGCGGATTGCTATAAACAGCACAATTCAAGGAAGTGCAGCTGATATAATGAAAATTGCAATGATTAAAGTTTATGATGAATTTAAGCTTAGAAAGCTTAAATCAAAGATACTCTTACAAGTACATGATGAGATGCTAATTGAATCTCCCGAGCAAGAATGTGAAGAAGCAAAGAAAATAATCAAAGAAATGATGGAAAACGCTTATCCTTTAAGACTTCCTTTAAACGCAAATATTGAGACTGGAAATTCATGGGGAGAAATACATCCATAA
- the fliS gene encoding flagellar export chaperone FliS, whose product MIAKEDIYKKTQINTSSPLSILVMLYERAIQDLEIAKEFYKKEDLESTVKADEKIYHAQDIIIELMSTLNFEDGGDISKNLFSIYSFLNKELERVILEKNRENIQEVLKHLKNLHIAWKEILKNNHTTNNKKLGINIVS is encoded by the coding sequence TTGATAGCAAAAGAAGATATATATAAGAAAACACAAATCAATACATCAAGCCCTCTCTCAATATTGGTAATGCTTTATGAGAGGGCAATACAAGATTTAGAAATTGCTAAAGAATTTTACAAAAAAGAAGATTTAGAGAGTACAGTAAAAGCTGATGAAAAAATTTACCATGCACAAGATATAATTATCGAATTGATGTCTACACTAAATTTTGAAGATGGTGGGGATATTTCTAAAAATCTATTTTCAATATACTCATTTTTAAATAAAGAATTAGAAAGAGTTATATTAGAAAAAAATAGAGAAAATATTCAAGAAGTATTAAAGCATCTTAAAAATCTGCACATAGCTTGGAAAGAAATACTTAAAAACAATCATACTACTAACAACAAGAAATTAGGAATTAATATTGTCAGTTAA